The Candoia aspera isolate rCanAsp1 chromosome 6, rCanAsp1.hap2, whole genome shotgun sequence genome has a segment encoding these proteins:
- the TEX36 gene encoding testis-expressed protein 36: MRQVLVGALAFSFITMPKGRRANPSTTRDGIWFKQSGNLQIYPESLTATMQKQILNTDANCHIEKGLPLMYKVREKKPVNTFPFSIHDNRHCLLNVGEYLDSGLGVRKFQEKCQHCSQNYYFLAHEPIPSSNACRTIYQTSFVQYPDLKHSILGRFPKNHIDKSIALHSAPKNDYMWFSKCYTSSNNIAPTETTKSSFSEPEQLLSAEEKIK, from the exons ATGAGACAAGTCCTAGTCGGAGCCCTCGCCTTCAGCTTCATCACCATGCCGAAAGGGAGGCGGGCCAATCCGAGCACCACCCGGGACGGTATCTGG TTCAAACAGTCTGGAAACCTGCAAATATATCCAGAATCTCTTACAGCTACAATGCAAAAGCAGATACTTAATACAGATGCTAATTGTCACATTGAAAAAGGTTTGCCACTGATGTACAAAGTACGTGAGAAA aaaccagtaaatacatttccattttcaatCCATGACAATAGACATTGTTTATTGAATGTAGGAGAATATTTAGATTCT ggGCTAGGAGTAAGAAAATTTCAAGAGAAGTGTCAACACTGTTCGCAAAACTACTATTTTTTGGCCCATGAACCAATTCCTAGCAGTAATGCCTGCCGTACTATTTATCAAACATCATTTGTCCAATATCCAGATCTTAAGCATTCCATTCTGGGTCGATTTCCCAAAAACCATATTGATAAATCCATTGCTCTACATTCTGCACCTAAGAATGATTACATGTGGTTTTCAAAATGTTACACTAGTTCTAATAATATAGCTCCTACAGAGACTACTAAAAGCTCTTTCTCAGAACCTGAACAACTTTTATctgctgaagaaaaaataaaataa